TTGGCTTTTATTTTTTATGATAATGAAGTTATTGATCTAGAATATTTTGACGATAAAAACTTTTTTTAATGCATATCATTCATCTCATTGAAGTTACAAATTTTAAATTTTTTTTATAAATAGTAAATTAGTTAATAACCGTAAACAAATTTAATAACAAATATTAGACATAGTAGTACCATTACTGGGGAGATTTTATTTTTTTTATTTCCTAGTAAATTAAGTATTATGTTTATTAAAACATAAAATATTATTCCAATACTTATTCCCGAAGAAATATTGTATGTCAAGGGAATTAAAAAGAGTATTAAAAAACTAGGGATATTTTCTCTTATATTAGAGAAATCAATTTTTATTATTTCTCTACACATTGAAAATCCTACATATATTAATGCTGCAGCAGTTGCACTGGCAGGAACAGCAATAAATAATGGTGAAAGAAAAACCGCAATAAAGAACATTATTCCTGTTACTATTGTTGTTAGGCCTGTTTTGCCCCCTTCTTCTATTCCTGTACAACTTTCAATATATGCTGTTACAGTTGAAACCCCCATTATTGCTCCAACAGTAGTAGAAATGGCATCAATTAAAAATATTTTACCAACATTGGGAATTTTCCCGTTTTTGTCCAACATGTTACCTTTTGCTGCTACCGCTATTAAAGTGCCTAAAGTGTCAAATAAATCGTTAAACAATAATACCAATACAATGGTAACAAAAGTCCAAAAATGCTTGCTTAATGCGTAAGAAAAGTCTAACTGATTAAATATTGGTCCAATAGATTCAAATCTTAAAATTCCGTCTGGAAAGCGTATTCCTGTGATATTTGCACTTTCTGGATTAAAAATTGCGTATGTCCAAGCTATGGCAGTGATTGAGCAAATAGCCCAAAGTATACTTCCCCTTACCTTTAATTGTTCAAAAATTACAATAAAAAATAATCCTAAAAATGTAAATAAAACTTTCAAATCAATAAATGATCCGATTCCAACCAATGTAGCATCATTTTTAATAATAATTCCTCCATTGACAAAGCCAATAAAAGCAATAAACAGTCCTATTCCAACCGATATAGAGTATTTTAAATTTACTGGTATGGAATTAGCGATACTTTCTCGTGCTCTTGATAGAGACAGTATAATAAAAATAAGCCCTTCAGTAAAAACAGCGGCCAATGCAACTTGCCAAGGAATATTCATTCCAATTACTACAGAAAATGCAAAAAACGCATTAAGGCCCATACCCGGTGCTAATGAAATAGGGGTATTAGTATACAGTCCCATTAATATACTAGAAAATGCTGATGTTAGACAAGTTGCAGTAACTAATGCACCAATTGGCATGCCTGTACTAGACAATATTGCTGGATTAACAGCTATAATGTATGCCATACTTAAAAAAGTGGTAACACCTGCGATAATTTCTTTTTTATAATCGATGGTGTTGTTTTTAAATTGAAATAATAATGTTTCTTTGGATTGGTTCATAGTAAATTCCTCCTCAAGTTTTATTTTATATCAAAAATAATATCAACGCTATTAATTAGACTTAATCTATTTGTAAAATATTGTGTAAATTAAATTTTTTAGAAACATTAATATCCATAAATAAATTTAATGATAAAAATTAAGCACAATATTATCATTATAGGGGAAATTTTAATTTTTTCTTTGCTAAAAAGATTAAATGATAAATTTACCAAAACATAAAATACTGCTCCAACGAAAAATCCCGAAGAAATGCTATAAGTTAGAGGAATTAAAAAAAATACCAAAAAGCTAGAAATATTTTCTCTTATATTGGAAAAATCAATTTTTATTATTTCTCTACACATTGAAAATCCCACATATATTAAAGCAGCAGCAGTTGCACTAGCAGGAACGGCAATAAACAGAGGTGCAAAAAAAACTGCAAATAAAAATAATACTCCAGTTACAATTGAAGTAAAACCTGTTTTACCACCTTCTTCTATTCCTGTAAAACTTTCAATATAAGTAGTAATAGTAGAAACTCCCATTATTGCTCCAAAAGTAGTAGCAATACCGTCAACTAGTAATATTTTCTTTGCATTAGGAATTTTTCCATTTTTGTCCAACATGCCGCCTTTTGTTGTAACGCTTATTAGAATACCTATAGTATCAAATAAATCATTTAATAAGAGAATAAAAACTACTGATATAAAAGTCCAAAAATGCTCACTCACAACATAAGAAAAATCTAATTGATTAAATATTGGCCTAATAGATTCGAATTTTATAATTCCATTTGGAAGGTTTATGCCAATAGTTTTAGCATTTTCTAAATTAAATATTGCGTATATCCAAGCAGTAAGAGTAACTATGCTAATTGCCCAAAGAATGCTTCCTTTTACTCTTAGTTGTTCAAAAATTGCAATAAAGAATAATCCTAAAAATGTAAATAAAACTTTTAAGTTTATAAATGACCCAATGCCAACCAATGTAGCATCATTTTTAATGATGATTCCACCATTGACAAAGCCAATAAAAGCAATAAACAGTCCTATTCCAACCGAGATAGAGTATTTTAAATTTACTGGTATGGAATTTATAATTTGTTCTCTGATTCTTAAAAATGATAGAAGAATAAATATTAATCCTTCAATAAAAACAGCTGCTAATGCAACTTGCCAAGGAATATTCATCCCAATTACCAAAGAAAATGCAAAAAATGCGTTTAAACTCATTCCAGAAGCTAAGGCTAGAGGTGTATTAGTATAAACTCCCATTAATATAGTAGAGAATGATGCTGTTAGACAAGTTGCAGTAACTAATGCGCCAATTGGCATACCTGTGTTAGATAGTATTGCTGGATTAACAGCTATAATGTACGACATACTTAAAAAAGTAGTAATGCCTGCGATAATTTCTTTTTTATAATCGATAGTGTTGTTTTTAAATTGAAATAATAAACCTTTAATATATTCTCCCATAAAACTTTCCTTTTAATTGTAGAACAATATGCTCAATAATATTAAATAAGCCTTTAATTTTTTTAAAGGCTTATTTAATATTATTGAGCATATTGTTCTGAAAAAAAATATTTTCACTATCAGGCAAGTTTGAAAATACAATAGTTTTAATAACTTTTTCAGAACTATTTGTAATAACAAATTTTCTAGCTTTAATAAGTTTTAAATAAGCTTTCAAAGAAATATCCTTTCCAACACTAAAAAAGGTTTGAAGATATTTACTATTAACTAACTTGTAACGATTAAATAGAAATAAGGCAATTATATCATTCCCAACCTTTAAGAACAAGGGTTCTTTATATCTTAAATCCCAATTACTAGAAATAGTGAAATAATGTCTTAAAGAAATTTTATTATCCTTTTGAATTAATTTAATATATTTGGAATCTTTTTTTAATTCGGAAATACCGTCAAAAGAGATTGTAGAACAAGACAGTGTTAAAAGTGTTAGATAGGAAAATAATAAATATTTTTTAAAAATTTTTAAGATAGTCAATAATATATAAATTTTTTTATAAAATTTTGTTTTTAAATGCATATTCTAAAGTATTTTTTGTGCTCTTGAAATTAACATCAATGAATCTTGAATCATATTCTAAGGTATCCTTAGTCCAAACTTGAAAAGAATCATCATTAAATAAAAAGACTAGTTTTTTATAAGGAGTTAAAGCCTTTGACATAAGAGTGAAATTGTTTTTATCAAGGTTAATGTATAAGAATTTAAAATTTCCAATGCTAACTACTTTAGAAATGGCAATACTTCCAATATATTTATTGTCTTGAATTAATTTCAAAGAACCTTTAGTAAAATTCAAATTTGAATCTAACATAACATTTAAAAAAACAGTAAATCTA
This portion of the Borreliella chilensis genome encodes:
- a CDS encoding guanine permease, with translation MNQSKETLLFQFKNNTIDYKKEIIAGVTTFLSMAYIIAVNPAILSSTGMPIGALVTATCLTSAFSSILMGLYTNTPISLAPGMGLNAFFAFSVVIGMNIPWQVALAAVFTEGLIFIILSLSRARESIANSIPVNLKYSISVGIGLFIAFIGFVNGGIIIKNDATLVGIGSFIDLKVLFTFLGLFFIVIFEQLKVRGSILWAICSITAIAWTYAIFNPESANITGIRFPDGILRFESIGPIFNQLDFSYALSKHFWTFVTIVLVLLFNDLFDTLGTLIAVAAKGNMLDKNGKIPNVGKIFLIDAISTTVGAIMGVSTVTAYIESCTGIEEGGKTGLTTIVTGIMFFIAVFLSPLFIAVPASATAAALIYVGFSMCREIIKIDFSNIRENIPSFLILFLIPLTYNISSGISIGIIFYVLINIILNLLGNKKNKISPVMVLLCLIFVIKFVYGY
- a CDS encoding guanine permease, translated to MGEYIKGLLFQFKNNTIDYKKEIIAGITTFLSMSYIIAVNPAILSNTGMPIGALVTATCLTASFSTILMGVYTNTPLALASGMSLNAFFAFSLVIGMNIPWQVALAAVFIEGLIFILLSFLRIREQIINSIPVNLKYSISVGIGLFIAFIGFVNGGIIIKNDATLVGIGSFINLKVLFTFLGLFFIAIFEQLRVKGSILWAISIVTLTAWIYAIFNLENAKTIGINLPNGIIKFESIRPIFNQLDFSYVVSEHFWTFISVVFILLLNDLFDTIGILISVTTKGGMLDKNGKIPNAKKILLVDGIATTFGAIMGVSTITTYIESFTGIEEGGKTGFTSIVTGVLFLFAVFFAPLFIAVPASATAAALIYVGFSMCREIIKIDFSNIRENISSFLVFFLIPLTYSISSGFFVGAVFYVLVNLSFNLFSKEKIKISPIMIILCLIFIIKFIYGY